A single window of Pectobacterium parmentieri DNA harbors:
- a CDS encoding SmdB family multidrug efflux ABC transporter permease/ATP-binding protein — MNSPQPFWPTLKRLLAYSSPWRKTLMFGVLMLWVAAIAEVSGPVLVSYFIDDLVTKGQFPLAIAVGLAMAYILLHILAASLHYFQTLLFNRVAVGVVQQLRIDVMDAALRQPLSTFDTQPVGQLISRVTNDTEVVKDLYVMVASTVLRSATLVGAMLVAMFSLSWQMALVALMIFPAVATVMALYHRFSTPIVRKIRRYLADINDGFNEVINGMGVIQQFRQQARFGKKLGAASHEHYEARMKALRLEGFLLRPLLSLFAAMVLCGLLIQFGFSSVGAVGVGVLYAFINYLGRLNEPLIELTTQQSMLQQAVVAGERIFELMDGAKQGYGNDDRPMVSGRVDINDVSFSYGTEKRVLQHISLTIPDRGFVALVGHTGSGKSTLASLLMGYYSPDEGEIRLDGRPLSTLSHRVLRQNVAMVQQDPVVLAESMFVNVTLGRDISEEAVWRVLEVVQLAELVHGFPDGLHTRLGEQGNNLSTGQKQLLAIARVLVQTPKILILDEATANIDSGTEQAVQKALRIIREQTTLIIIAHRLSTIVEADTIMVLHHGQTVERGTHEQLLQQQGRYYQMHQLQLAGEDLATPSTEPCSV; from the coding sequence ATGAATAGCCCTCAGCCGTTTTGGCCAACCCTTAAGCGCCTGCTGGCCTATAGCTCTCCCTGGCGGAAAACGCTGATGTTCGGTGTCCTGATGCTGTGGGTTGCCGCGATTGCGGAAGTCTCAGGCCCCGTGTTGGTAAGCTATTTCATTGACGATCTGGTGACAAAAGGCCAATTCCCGCTGGCGATTGCGGTAGGTCTGGCAATGGCCTATATCTTGCTGCATATTCTGGCCGCCTCGCTGCACTATTTCCAGACACTGTTGTTTAACCGAGTCGCCGTCGGCGTTGTGCAGCAACTGCGTATTGATGTGATGGATGCGGCTTTGCGTCAGCCGCTGAGTACATTTGATACGCAACCTGTCGGGCAGTTGATTTCACGCGTCACCAATGACACCGAGGTGGTTAAAGATCTCTACGTCATGGTGGCATCAACGGTATTACGCAGCGCGACACTGGTCGGGGCAATGCTGGTGGCGATGTTCAGCCTGAGCTGGCAAATGGCGCTGGTTGCGTTGATGATTTTTCCTGCAGTAGCGACGGTCATGGCGCTCTACCATCGTTTTAGTACGCCGATTGTGCGTAAGATTCGGCGCTATTTAGCAGACATTAATGATGGCTTCAACGAAGTGATTAATGGCATGGGCGTCATTCAGCAATTCCGCCAGCAGGCGCGTTTTGGTAAGAAACTAGGCGCAGCCAGCCATGAGCATTACGAGGCACGCATGAAGGCTTTGCGTCTGGAGGGATTCTTGCTACGGCCACTGCTGAGTCTGTTTGCCGCAATGGTTCTCTGCGGATTGTTGATCCAGTTCGGTTTTAGCTCGGTTGGCGCGGTTGGTGTTGGGGTTTTGTACGCCTTTATCAATTACCTTGGCCGTCTGAATGAACCGCTAATTGAGCTGACGACCCAGCAGTCGATGTTGCAGCAGGCGGTTGTTGCTGGCGAGCGTATCTTTGAATTGATGGATGGTGCAAAGCAAGGCTACGGAAACGACGATCGTCCTATGGTCTCGGGGCGTGTTGATATTAACGATGTCTCTTTCTCTTATGGCACAGAAAAACGTGTGCTCCAGCATATCTCTCTGACGATACCCGATCGCGGGTTCGTCGCGTTGGTAGGGCATACCGGCAGTGGAAAAAGTACATTAGCCAGTTTGCTTATGGGGTATTACAGCCCGGATGAGGGCGAAATTCGGCTTGATGGCCGGCCATTATCGACGCTCTCCCATCGTGTCTTGCGCCAAAATGTGGCAATGGTACAGCAGGATCCGGTGGTGCTGGCGGAGTCCATGTTTGTGAATGTGACTCTGGGGCGCGATATTAGCGAAGAAGCCGTCTGGCGCGTGCTGGAAGTGGTGCAGCTTGCTGAGTTGGTTCATGGTTTCCCCGACGGATTACATACGCGTCTTGGTGAGCAGGGGAATAATCTGTCTACCGGACAAAAGCAACTGTTGGCGATTGCGCGGGTACTGGTGCAAACGCCTAAAATCCTGATTCTCGATGAGGCGACTGCGAATATTGACTCAGGTACGGAGCAAGCGGTGCAAAAGGCGCTGCGCATCATTAGGGAACAGACAACCTTAATTATCATTGCACACCGGCTTTCCACCATTGTTGAGGCTGATACGATTATGGTGCTCCATCATGGACAAACCGTTGAGCGGGGAACGCATGAGCAACTGCTGCAACAGCAGGGGCGCTATTATCAAATGCATCAGTTGCAACTGGCCGGAGAGGATCTCGCTACTCCCAGTACTGAGCCTTGCTCCGTATAA
- the glnK gene encoding P-II family nitrogen regulator — protein MKLVTVVIKPFKLEDVREALSSVGIQGLTVTEVKGFGRQKGHAELYRGAEYSVNFLPKVKIDIAIADDQLDEVIDVISKAAYTGKIGDGKIFVAELQRVIRIRTGETDEAAL, from the coding sequence ATGAAACTGGTTACTGTGGTGATAAAACCATTCAAGCTGGAAGATGTCCGTGAAGCGTTATCTTCTGTCGGCATCCAGGGGCTCACCGTCACTGAGGTGAAAGGATTTGGTCGTCAGAAAGGGCACGCAGAGCTATACCGCGGCGCAGAATACAGCGTTAACTTTTTACCTAAGGTAAAAATTGATATCGCGATTGCAGACGACCAACTGGACGAAGTGATCGACGTCATCAGCAAAGCCGCGTACACCGGAAAAATTGGTGATGGCAAAATTTTTGTCGCCGAGTTGCAAAGGGTTATCCGTATTCGTACGGGTGAAACTGACGAAGCCGCACTTTAA
- the amtB gene encoding ammonium transporter AmtB has translation MKKRLSSLGLGVAALLPSWAMAATPTIDKADNAFIMICTALVLFMTIPGIALFYGGLIRSKNVLSMMTQVSVTFAMVCILWVVYGYSLAFSEGNAFFGGFSTFMLKGIGIESISGTFYQFVHVAYQASFACITVALIVGAIAERIRFSAVLIFVALWLTFSYLPMTHMVWGGGYLAADGALDFAGGTVVHINAAVAGLVGAYLLGKRAGFGKEAFKPHNLPMVFIGTAILYIGWFGFNAGSAGAANGIAALAFLNTVVATAAAILAWVGGEWLVRGKPSLLGACSGCIAGLVAITPAAGTVGVGGALIIGLAGGVAGLWGVTVLKRWLRVDDPCDVFGVHGVCGIVGCILTGVFTSASLGGTGYAEGVTMAHQIWVQLFSVIVCLVWSGVVAFVAFKVADMIVGLRVPEEQEREGLDVNSHGESAYNQ, from the coding sequence ATGAAAAAACGACTCTCTTCATTAGGTCTCGGTGTGGCGGCATTACTCCCGAGCTGGGCAATGGCTGCGACACCGACGATTGATAAAGCTGATAATGCTTTTATTATGATTTGTACCGCGTTGGTACTTTTTATGACTATACCAGGTATCGCACTGTTTTATGGTGGCCTGATCCGTTCAAAGAACGTTCTGTCTATGATGACGCAAGTAAGCGTAACATTCGCAATGGTCTGTATCCTGTGGGTCGTTTATGGATATAGCCTGGCCTTCAGCGAGGGTAACGCCTTCTTCGGTGGGTTCAGCACATTTATGCTGAAAGGCATTGGGATTGAGTCTATCAGTGGCACCTTCTATCAGTTTGTACACGTAGCGTATCAGGCTTCCTTCGCCTGTATCACCGTTGCGCTGATTGTTGGAGCGATTGCTGAACGTATTCGTTTCTCTGCGGTGCTGATTTTCGTTGCGCTGTGGCTGACATTCTCTTATCTGCCAATGACGCATATGGTGTGGGGCGGTGGTTATCTGGCTGCGGATGGCGCGCTGGATTTCGCAGGCGGTACGGTCGTTCACATCAACGCTGCGGTTGCTGGGTTAGTTGGTGCTTACCTGCTGGGTAAACGTGCCGGTTTTGGCAAAGAAGCCTTCAAACCGCATAACCTGCCGATGGTGTTTATCGGTACAGCGATCCTGTATATCGGCTGGTTTGGTTTCAATGCGGGTTCTGCGGGTGCTGCCAACGGTATTGCTGCTCTGGCTTTCCTGAACACGGTTGTTGCTACTGCTGCTGCCATTCTGGCATGGGTTGGCGGTGAGTGGTTGGTACGCGGTAAACCTTCTCTGCTGGGCGCGTGTTCTGGCTGTATTGCAGGTCTGGTTGCTATTACCCCGGCGGCGGGTACGGTGGGCGTGGGTGGCGCATTGATCATCGGTCTGGCTGGTGGTGTTGCAGGCCTGTGGGGCGTGACCGTACTGAAAAGATGGCTGCGCGTGGATGACCCGTGTGATGTGTTCGGTGTTCATGGCGTGTGTGGTATCGTTGGCTGTATCTTAACGGGTGTATTCACGTCGGCATCGCTGGGTGGAACAGGCTATGCCGAAGGTGTGACAATGGCGCACCAGATTTGGGTACAGTTGTTCAGCGTGATTGTTTGCCTGGTGTGGTCTGGCGTGGTGGCATTCGTTGCCTTCAAAGTGGCGGATATGATTGTCGGTCTGCGTGTCCCTGAAGAGCAAGAGCGCGAAGGTCTGGACGTCAACAGCCATGGCGAGAGCGCTTACAATCAATAA